Part of the Lolium rigidum isolate FL_2022 chromosome 6, APGP_CSIRO_Lrig_0.1, whole genome shotgun sequence genome, GTTCTTGTACTTGTAATACCGTTTGTTTGTTTTTACCCCTGCCAGGTTTTGGTCCCTTTAAACCTGTTACTCTCCACGTGGTGGCTACCTCACCTGATAGTGGCCACATCTCATTCATTCCCTCACAAGCTTAACTCCATGGGTGAGCGATGTACTGCAGAATACGCAGGTTATATTCTGGAGTCCTGACACATGTAGTCTAATACATCAGCATGCATTATATAACCAAGTTTACCCTCATTGACGTGGCATTTTCTAGGTGTTCGATACTTCAGTGTCTTCCGACGGACGTGTTTGCTTCTTGGAGGATCTGTCTCTAACGAAGAGAATGTTCTTATTTCTACCAGTTAGTAAAAGTTGTAGTAATTTAGTTGGTTGTAGACATGCTTTGAATATTCAGTTTCTGCGGGCCACTAGGCTTATCCTGTAAGGTGTTCATTGGCCTATAGAGTTATATGGATAAGCCTGAAGCTATTTGAGCAACCAAACTAATAACTCAAGAGCTGCTGCACAAGTGAGGCCCATTTACTTGCTTTGACTCAATTATGTTAGGGATGTTCTGTTTGATGCTAAGCCTGAATTAGCTAGCTGTTTTGTCCTAAGTCCTCACTTAACTGCTCATAGGCCAAAGCTTAAATTGGGCCATACAGGCCCCATTATAATGTAGCGGCAGTAGGCATGTCATataggcgacacaagcttacatgctGTAAATGTAGTCCTGTTATCCAAATTTCTGGGGATGTCATGTTTTATGATTTTTTCTTTGAAGTGAATTATGATGGTTATCTTAGAACAGTAATTGCTGAGGGCGCAATGTTACTCTTGTGCACGAGTTTAACTAAAGGGTTGAAAAAACAGTTACTAGAAACTCCTTTGAGCTGGGAGACTCACCCTCTCAGCTTCTCAGCAATGCCTGAGTCCTGATTCAGCTGTTATCATTGACTTGCATAATCTACTGAGTTTCTGTCTCATAATTGAAGAGTTTCAGAGTTCACCCGTAGGATCTGATGAGCTGTATCCTGCAGTTGATGGCAGGTAAATGCATGCAGCAGCAGGCTAAGATGAGCACCTGGGTTGCATGACAAGTTAGAGTTCATACCGCCTAGCACTTATTCACAAGCATATTACTACTGAATCTTATGTCTTGACCAACTTCTATTTTGCAGTGCAGGCTGGAACCAGAACGAGAGGGGTACATCGATAACCGCAGAGCAACACATTTAAAGTAGTGTTCTATTGGCTCAATGAGGTAACTCTCTTATCTCTAATTAACCTCAGTTCCATATTGTACTGTCACTAGTATATCCTTGACATTATAGAAATGCTGGTGTTACTTATCTTTATGTACTGATGACTACGCTAGCCATTAGGAACAAGATGGTGGGTGGGTATGCGTGTGGAGGTCGGCAAGGAGCAGCTAGCCTTGGTATCATAATCTGGAGCTGTACAGCCATTAGAGAATTCAGATAAGAGAGAAATCAATAGATAGTTCAGATAAGAAATCCACACTAAAAAATTGACCTGCAAATGCTTTGCTGCTTGAAGCAGCAGCCATATAACCCCATGCATTTACCTGATCAACAAGGAATAGTACAGGCGTGCAGTAGTTGTTTACGCAAACCGAGTATATATGTATAATTGTATACGTACTTGTGTTATCCTGGAGATGCCTTAATATAGTACATGTACGTTGTCTCTGATGTGTATTTCTACAGCGAGATGCACGGGGAGGAGCTCCATCTGGTAGGTAGTGTCGGGTATGTAGGTGCTGCACGACTGCGTCGCACGTCCAGGCTTATCAGTCTACTCAAGGAGGGGTTTGTTTATGTGCTTGCAATAAGTGTGACACTTGCACTGTTGAGCTCTGCTAGCTAAGCCATGTGAAGCTTTGAAAGGTCACTGCAAGGACTAATTTAATTAGGGAGCATTAGCCACGTACAGGGTATTTACCGTGTTGACGTGAGTGCACGTCGAAGCTGGAGGAGATCCTGATCTGTGTGCGATGTCCATGGAGTTCATCTACACATCACCCGGCACAAGATATTCTGCAAGGTACGTGTGTGTGTAACAAACTATTTTCCATGTGCGTAAGATATGCATGGAAGCTTCGGTTCAGTTCACTGCAATTGGTTTGGAGAGCATGTATACGTAGTCACATGGTTTTGCAAATTCTGAAACGAACCGTCGCGTGCAACCATTGGTGATCTGTGTTGGTCGTTGATGTAGTCAAATGGTTTTTCCTGTCCATGGGAAGTTACAGTGAAAACAAGGTACTATCATCCGCTGCCATAGGAAGTAGTCTGATAGTAATCTTGTTTCCACTGTAACCATTGGTGTTAACAATACACTATCAAACCTGAGGAACATTTGCTGTTGTGAAACCTACATATATAAGAAACATGTACCCTCATACTCATACACGTACGGCTGATCAGTTGTAATCCTAGAGAAATTATTTAAGTTACCCAACATTACTAGCTAGCCATGGCAATGGAAGTTGAGAAACGCATTTATGGAAGAATGCCATCTCAGCTCATTGTTTACATTACAGTTTCCCAGCTCGCATGCTTCTACTCACATCATGCATGCTAAGCTTGAATAAAATACAACAAGTTTGTCACAATGTTATCACCACCTAGCTCCTCCCTTGTTTAACTAATGTAAACAAGAATCAACTTGGCTTTGAATGCCACGTGAAGAGAGCCCGGATGTGGAGGAGTTGTAAATTATGTGGCTTTCTCTTCCATTGGAACATGGGGGATTTTAATTCCACTTCTGCTTAATCACCTTATTTAGCTGACCATAGCAAGCAATTAATCATGGATGTATGCGGCTTGTCATCCACTGATGTCTCTCTCCTAGCACTTTACCCTATATTCCACTGACAGCTCAAAACCTCACTAGAATATGGCACACCTTGCTGGCTCATTAAGCTTTGCATACTACCACCTACTTGATTAAGGAACCCCTCACTCTATATAAGTAGCCGCATGCTTGCACGTCTCATGCATTAACAGAACTAGCTAGCTGCCAAGAGTTgtcctaaaccctagctagctaactagTTCCCCATCACCAGTAGCTTGATCTCGCCTAGGTAGGACACAGTCACACAGTGCTACCTGCCTAGCCGATGGCAAGCAAGCGGGCCACCACACGGGATCTCCGGACGATGTACGATGACGAGCCCTCCATGTCCCTGGAGCTCTTCGGCTACCACGGCGTGGTCGTCGACGGTGATGACGACGACACTGCCACTGCCCTGCCCCAGCTCGCCTTTGTCGACAACTTCAAAGGCGGGTGTGGGTCTTCAGCCGACTACTACAGCTGGGCATACAATGCCTCGGTTGGAACTTCGGGTGCCTGCTCCAGCTCCAGCTCGTCGGTGCTCAGCTTTGAGCATGCCGGCGGTGTCGGTCATCATCTGGCTTATAACGCTGGGGCAGGTGATGATGACTGCACGCTCTGGATGGACGGCATGGCCGACCAGCACTGTCCAGCCAAGTTTGGGTTTGTGAACCCAGGGTCGGCCGATGTTGGCCCAGAAATCCAGGAGAGCAACATCAAGCCGCCAGCCAAGGCGTCCCAGAAGCGTTTGTGCTCG contains:
- the LOC124659197 gene encoding transcription factor bHLH113-like, which gives rise to MASKRATTRDLRTMYDDEPSMSLELFGYHGVVVDGDDDDTATALPQLAFVDNFKGGCGSSADYYSWAYNASVGTSGACSSSSSSVLSFEHAGGVGHHLAYNAGAGDDDCTLWMDGMADQHCPAKFGFVNPGSADVGPEIQESNIKPPAKASQKRLCSGGETQTVAKKQCGGGRKSKAKVAPTKGDPQSAVAKVRRERISERLKVLQDLVPNGTKVDMVTMLEKAINYVKFLQLQVKVLATDEFWPVQGGKAPELSQVKDALDAILSQNQS